A genome region from Atribacterota bacterium includes the following:
- the dinB gene encoding DNA polymerase IV, whose amino-acid sequence MAIAKKHSIIHLDLDAFFASVEQRDNPVYSHKPLIVGGIFKKNGELSRRGVVCSASYQARKYGIRAGMPIWEAQQKCPGAIFTPARVNRYQIASQYFFRICSAYTPLVEPISIDEAFLDVTSCETLFGTVEEIAHRIKIKIKEELHLPVSAGIASNKFLAKIATNLGKPDGFFILPDEKAMDILSNLPISELWGIGQKTAQKLNRAGIFKIKQLIMMPDIILQGILGENGPKVKLLAQGIDHSPVVCSEEVKSIGKEMTFPENIIDRDRLTKILLALSQCIGYTARKRGYSGKTITLKIRFAPYKTIQKSITLERTTNLDNIIFQKARGLLASISIKQPGIRLLGIKLSSLQQGNQPRQLSFLDNQDWEEKWAKLISSVDKIREKHGSYLIQRATLLKERESVITKNYR is encoded by the coding sequence ATGGCTATTGCTAAAAAACACTCTATTATTCATCTGGATTTAGACGCCTTCTTTGCTTCGGTAGAACAACGGGATAATCCTGTATATAGCCATAAACCACTTATTGTAGGTGGTATTTTTAAGAAAAATGGGGAATTATCCCGACGGGGAGTAGTCTGCTCTGCCTCCTATCAGGCTAGAAAATACGGTATTCGTGCCGGTATGCCTATCTGGGAAGCTCAACAAAAATGTCCCGGGGCAATTTTTACTCCAGCACGCGTTAATCGCTATCAGATTGCCTCTCAATACTTTTTCCGCATATGCAGTGCCTATACTCCTCTTGTTGAGCCAATAAGCATTGATGAAGCCTTCCTGGATGTTACCAGTTGTGAAACCCTGTTTGGTACAGTAGAGGAAATCGCCCACAGGATTAAAATAAAAATTAAAGAAGAACTGCATCTTCCAGTGTCAGCAGGAATTGCCTCTAATAAATTCCTGGCTAAAATAGCTACCAATCTGGGTAAACCGGACGGTTTTTTCATTCTGCCAGATGAAAAAGCAATGGACATTTTGTCTAATCTACCCATTTCCGAATTATGGGGTATAGGACAAAAAACAGCACAAAAACTCAATCGGGCAGGTATTTTTAAGATCAAGCAATTAATAATGATGCCGGATATTATCCTGCAGGGAATTTTAGGGGAGAATGGACCTAAAGTAAAACTACTGGCACAGGGTATCGACCATAGCCCGGTGGTGTGTTCCGAGGAAGTAAAATCAATCGGCAAAGAAATGACCTTCCCAGAAAATATAATAGACCGGGATAGACTAACAAAAATTCTCCTGGCACTGAGTCAATGTATCGGCTATACTGCCCGCAAAAGGGGATATTCAGGTAAAACTATTACCTTAAAAATACGCTTTGCTCCCTATAAAACTATCCAAAAATCCATCACTCTGGAGAGGACTACCAATCTTGATAATATAATCTTTCAAAAAGCTAGAGGACTCTTAGCTTCCATTAGTATCAAGCAACCGGGAATACGACTACTGGGCATCAAGCTCTCCTCACTTCAACAGGGAAATCAACCAAGGCAACTCAGTTTTCTGGATAATCAAGATTGGGAAGAAAAATGGGCTAAACTGATTTCTTCTGTAGATAAAATTCGTGAAAAACACGGCTCCTACTTAATCCAGCGCGCTACCCTCTTAAA
- a CDS encoding OB-fold nucleic acid binding domain-containing protein has translation MSNLIKVKTKTSLIDSLPKNSIPAHHFSPAELLKIEKEIMGIYAHAHPLSLYREELASQKGRGQILIQSHHIEQLRAGLPILIAGLLIQVRRQFTRHQQVMAFLLLEDETGLFEAIAFPEVFRNYFSFLVKEALLLIKGKVGDKNGEEKIIIQEIKNLHSCLQINIPGINL, from the coding sequence ATGTCAAACCTTATAAAAGTTAAAACAAAAACCAGCCTTATTGATTCATTGCCTAAAAATTCTATTCCCGCTCACCATTTTTCTCCTGCCGAGCTTCTGAAGATAGAAAAAGAAATAATGGGTATCTATGCACATGCTCATCCCCTATCCCTCTATCGAGAAGAGTTAGCAAGCCAGAAGGGAAGGGGGCAAATTCTTATCCAGAGTCACCATATTGAGCAACTAAGAGCAGGACTACCTATTCTGATTGCTGGTCTCTTAATCCAGGTCCGGAGACAATTTACCAGACATCAGCAGGTAATGGCTTTCTTACTACTGGAAGACGAAACAGGCCTCTTTGAAGCTATTGCCTTCCCTGAAGTATTCCGGAATTATTTCTCCTTTTTGGTTAAAGAGGCGTTGTTGCTTATCAAAGGTAAGGTCGGTGATAAAAACGGCGAAGAAAAAATAATAATCCAGGAAATTAAAAATCTCCATTCCTGCCTGCAGATAAACATACCAGGAATAAACTTATGA